From Pan paniscus chromosome 9, NHGRI_mPanPan1-v2.0_pri, whole genome shotgun sequence, the proteins below share one genomic window:
- the CALCB gene encoding calcitonin gene-related peptide 2 — MGFRKFSPFLALSILVLYQAGSLQAAPFRSALESSPDPATLSKEDARLLLAALVQHYVQMKASELKQEQETQGSSSAAQKRACNTATCVTHRLAGLLSRSGGMVKSNFVPTNVGSKAFGRRRRDLQA, encoded by the exons ATGGGTTTCCGGAAGTTCTCCCCCTTCCTGGCTCTCAGTATCTTGGTCCTGTACCAGGCGGGCAGCCTCCAGGCGGCGCCATTCAG GTCTGCCCTGGAGAGCAGCCCAGACCCGGCCACACTCAGTAAAGAGGACGCGCGCCTCCTGCTGGCTGCACTGGTGCAGCACTATGTGCAGATGAAGGCCAGTGAGCTGAAGCAGGAGCAGGAGACACAGGGCTCCAG CTCCGCTGCCCAGAAGAGAGCCTGCAACACTGCCACCTGTGTGACTCATCGGCTGGCAGGCTTGCTAAGCAGATCAGGGGGCATGGTGAAGAGCAACTTCGTGCCCACCAATGTGGGTTCCAAAGCCTTTGGCAGGCGCCGCAGGGACCTTCAAGCCTGA